The following proteins come from a genomic window of Nicotiana tomentosiformis chromosome 12, ASM39032v3, whole genome shotgun sequence:
- the LOC138902711 gene encoding uncharacterized protein gives MGIVESNKVDFAVFQIHGSTKRWWEDYVRGRPAGSPPLTWDQFSQQILEKFIHFSLREEYRKQFERLPQGSMIVTQYETRFVDLARHAVVLPPTERERVRRFIDDLTFGIWLQMPKGNKDDISFQQVVEISRRNERVCGQGREAVSKKRPRHFGGFNGASSGVSVVCKFPEVFPSDLSGMLPDWDIDFCIDLVLGTQSISTAPYRISPIELKELKEQL, from the exons atgggtatagtggagtccaATAAAGTTGACTTCGCGGTATTTCAGATACATGGCTCCACCAAGAGATGGTGGGAGGATTATGTTCGAGGCAGACCAGCGGGATCACCTCcactcacttgggatcagttctcacagcaaattttggagaagttcattcaTTTTTCTCTAAGAGAGGAGTACCGCAAACAGTTTGAGCGCCTCCCGCAGGGTAGCATgattgttacccagtatgagactagATTTGTGGACTTAGCTCGCCATGCAGTTGTTTTAccccctactgagagggagagagtaaggagattcattgatgaCCTTACTTTTGGTATCTGGCTACAGATGCCCAAGGGGAAtaaggatgatatttctttccagcaGGTTGTAGAGATTTCTAGACGGAACGAGAGGGTTTGTGGTCAGGGTAGGGAGGCGGTATCTaagaagaggcctcgtcattttggtggtttcaatggtgcctcgtctggag tatcagttgtgtgcaagtttccagaggtgtttccttcAGATTTGTCTGGGATGCTTCCCGACTgggatatcgatttctgtattgacttggttctgggcactcagtccatttctactGCACCATACCGTATATCCCCaattgagttgaaagaattgaaggagcagttgtag